One window of Azospirillum sp. TSA2s genomic DNA carries:
- a CDS encoding TRAP transporter large permease — translation MTLTIFLGSLFGFMLLGMPIAFALMLTGVALMVHLDFFDAQLVAQNMLSGADNYPLMAVPFFILAGELMNAGGISQRIINLAVSLVGHIKGGLGYVTIGASVMLASLSGSAIADTAALATLLIPMMRDHGYPVPRSAGLIASGGIIAPIIPPSMPFIIFGVTTNTSISALFMGGIVPGLLMGIGLVCAWIFVVRDMTVKLQPKASGRERLKALGDGVWALALPVIIIGGLRGGIFTPTEAAVVAAVYSLFVALFVYRQVTLPQLVPLLVQAARTTSTVMFLCAAALVSSYMVTLADLPQQMTELLAPLMSHPKLLMLAIAFLLLAVGTVMDLTPTILVLGPVLTPLAIKAGIDPTYFGVMFVLIGTLGLIHPPVCTVLNVVCGVARISLESATKGIWPFLLTYIVLLGLLIAVPEIVTMPLHLFH, via the coding sequence ATGACGCTCACCATTTTCCTGGGCTCGCTGTTCGGCTTCATGCTGCTCGGCATGCCCATCGCCTTCGCGCTGATGCTGACCGGCGTCGCGCTGATGGTCCACCTCGACTTCTTCGACGCCCAGCTGGTCGCCCAGAACATGCTGAGCGGCGCCGACAACTATCCGCTGATGGCGGTGCCCTTCTTCATCCTGGCCGGCGAGCTGATGAACGCCGGCGGCATCTCCCAGCGCATCATCAACCTGGCGGTCAGCCTGGTCGGCCACATCAAGGGCGGTCTGGGATACGTCACCATCGGCGCCTCGGTGATGCTGGCCAGCCTGTCGGGCTCGGCCATCGCCGACACCGCCGCGCTGGCGACCCTGCTGATCCCGATGATGCGCGACCACGGCTATCCGGTGCCGCGCTCCGCCGGCCTGATCGCGTCGGGCGGCATCATCGCCCCGATCATCCCGCCCAGCATGCCCTTCATCATCTTCGGCGTGACCACCAACACCTCGATCAGCGCGCTGTTCATGGGCGGCATCGTCCCCGGCCTGCTGATGGGCATCGGTCTGGTCTGCGCCTGGATCTTCGTCGTCCGCGACATGACGGTGAAGCTGCAGCCGAAGGCGAGCGGGCGCGAGCGGCTGAAGGCGCTGGGCGACGGCGTCTGGGCGCTGGCCCTGCCGGTCATCATCATCGGCGGCCTGCGCGGCGGCATCTTCACGCCCACAGAGGCTGCGGTGGTCGCCGCCGTCTATTCGCTGTTCGTCGCGCTGTTCGTCTACCGTCAGGTCACGCTGCCGCAACTGGTCCCGCTGCTGGTCCAGGCGGCGCGCACCACCAGCACGGTCATGTTCCTGTGCGCCGCCGCGCTGGTGTCGTCCTACATGGTGACGCTGGCCGACCTGCCGCAGCAGATGACGGAGCTGCTGGCCCCGCTGATGAGCCATCCCAAGCTGCTGATGCTGGCCATCGCCTTCCTGCTGCTGGCCGTCGGCACGGTGATGGATCTGACGCCGACCATCCTGGTGCTGGGGCCGGTGCTGACCCCGCTGGCGATCAAGGCCGGCATCGACCCGACCTATTTCGGCGTGATGTTCGTCCTAATCGGCACGCTGGGCCTGATCCATCCGCCGGTCTGCACGGTGCTGAACGTGGTGTGCGGCGTCGCCCGCATCTCGCTGGAAAGCGCCACCAAGGGCATCTGGCCCTTCCTGCTCACCTACATCGTCCTGCTCGGCCTGCTGATCGCCGTGCCGGAGATCGTCACCATGCCGCTGCACCTGTTCCATTGA
- a CDS encoding TRAP transporter small permease yields MKRVADLLERVTEWIMALMLAVMVGLVFGNVVLRYVFNSGIVAAEEIARLMFVWLVFLGATVALRHQRHLGLEILQSRLPFKVRRACAVIAHLMMLYALWLFVQGSWIQLLIGMETFSTVLRFPMAFYAAAGFFPAIAMALTVLANLWRIVTNQPGARIPGDPDTMLDHPESHGPAVAPPAPAGGHGDGHPAGRGSPAVAKH; encoded by the coding sequence ATGAAGCGCGTTGCTGATCTGCTGGAGCGGGTCACCGAATGGATCATGGCGCTGATGCTGGCGGTCATGGTCGGTCTCGTCTTCGGCAACGTCGTCCTGCGCTATGTCTTCAACAGCGGCATCGTCGCGGCGGAGGAGATCGCGCGGCTGATGTTCGTCTGGCTGGTGTTCCTGGGCGCCACCGTGGCGCTGCGCCACCAGCGGCATCTGGGGCTGGAGATCCTGCAGAGCCGCCTGCCGTTCAAGGTCCGCCGGGCCTGCGCGGTGATCGCGCACCTGATGATGCTCTACGCCCTGTGGCTGTTCGTGCAGGGAAGCTGGATCCAGCTGCTGATCGGCATGGAGACCTTCTCCACCGTCCTGCGCTTCCCCATGGCCTTCTATGCGGCGGCGGGCTTCTTCCCGGCCATCGCCATGGCGCTGACCGTGCTGGCGAATTTGTGGCGGATCGTCACCAACCAGCCGGGCGCCCGCATCCCCGGCGACCCCGACACCATGCTGGACCATCCGGAATCGCACGGGCCTGCCGTTGCGCCGCCGGCACCCGCCGGTGGACATGGCGACGGCCATCCGGCCGGTCGCGGCAGCCCCGCCGTCGCCAAGCACTGA
- a CDS encoding gluconokinase, whose product MNGPPIAPSSGMTAPLTEPPSGNAAGAEPLIIVVMGVAGCGKSSVGQTLALALGHEFIEGDAHHPPANIEKMSAGIPLTDADRDGWLGTLAGFIADADREGRGLVVACSALKRRYRDRLRGDCKRVVFLHLHGDKALIASRMGARTAHFMPMALVDSQFADLEMPAADEPVLSYEVTLPAEAIVADAHARLTGGASFGRNA is encoded by the coding sequence ATGAACGGTCCCCCCATCGCGCCGTCCTCCGGCATGACCGCCCCTCTGACCGAACCTCCGTCCGGGAATGCGGCCGGCGCCGAACCGCTGATCATCGTGGTGATGGGCGTGGCCGGCTGCGGCAAGTCCAGCGTCGGCCAGACGCTGGCCCTGGCCCTGGGCCATGAATTCATCGAGGGCGACGCCCACCACCCGCCTGCCAACATCGAGAAGATGTCGGCCGGCATCCCGCTGACCGACGCCGACCGCGACGGCTGGCTGGGCACGCTGGCCGGCTTCATCGCCGATGCCGACCGCGAGGGCAGGGGGCTGGTCGTCGCCTGTTCGGCGCTGAAGCGGCGCTATCGCGACCGGCTGCGCGGCGACTGCAAACGGGTGGTGTTCCTGCACCTGCACGGCGACAAGGCGCTGATCGCCTCGCGCATGGGGGCGCGGACCGCCCATTTCATGCCGATGGCGCTGGTCGACAGCCAGTTCGCCGACCTGGAGATGCCGGCGGCCGACGAGCCGGTGCTGTCCTACGAGGTGACGCTGCCGGCCGAGGCCATCGTCGCCGATGCGCATGCCCGCCTGACCGGCGGCGCTAGTTTTGGGAGGAACGCATGA
- a CDS encoding LacI family DNA-binding transcriptional regulator produces the protein MTTRGGDRPASSAVKTRKPRSSRTGRATMADVAERVGISAITVSRAFKRPELVAPELRQRILDTAQSMGYVPNQAASALASARSMTVAVLIPSMTNMVFVETLAGIHDMLLPRGYRALIGVTHYSPVEEERLIRTYLQFQPDGILLTGTDHTEVTRTYLSALSSPTVHMMELLDDPDSLSVGCSQEEGGRLMTTHLLERGYRRIGFVAVQLDPRTLARLDGYRHALEEAGLYDEKRVWRLPDPSSIHLGAAMIDRLMAENSDCDAVFFCNDDLAQGALFQCQRRGIRVPDQLAVAGFNDLPASAWTTPTLTTVATPRYAIGRHAAAMLLDLMDGKEPPQRRLDLGLTFIAREST, from the coding sequence GTGACGACCCGTGGCGGTGATCGGCCAGCATCCTCGGCGGTCAAGACGCGCAAGCCGCGCTCCTCGCGCACCGGCCGCGCCACCATGGCGGACGTGGCGGAGCGGGTGGGCATCAGCGCCATCACCGTCTCGCGCGCCTTCAAGCGGCCGGAGCTGGTGGCGCCGGAGCTTCGCCAGCGCATCCTCGACACCGCCCAGTCGATGGGCTACGTGCCGAATCAGGCCGCGAGCGCGCTCGCCTCGGCGCGGTCGATGACGGTGGCGGTGCTGATCCCGTCGATGACCAACATGGTCTTCGTCGAGACGCTGGCCGGCATCCACGACATGCTGCTGCCGCGCGGCTACCGCGCCCTGATCGGCGTCACCCACTATTCCCCGGTGGAGGAGGAGCGGCTGATCCGCACCTACCTGCAGTTCCAGCCCGACGGCATCCTGCTGACCGGCACCGACCATACGGAGGTCACCCGCACCTATCTGTCGGCCCTCTCCAGCCCGACCGTCCACATGATGGAATTGCTGGACGATCCCGACAGCCTCAGCGTCGGCTGTTCGCAGGAGGAGGGCGGCCGGCTGATGACCACCCACCTGCTGGAGCGCGGTTACCGCCGCATCGGCTTCGTCGCCGTGCAGCTCGATCCCCGCACGCTGGCGCGGCTCGACGGCTACCGCCACGCGCTGGAGGAGGCGGGGCTGTATGACGAAAAGCGCGTCTGGCGCCTGCCCGACCCGTCCTCCATCCACCTCGGCGCGGCGATGATCGACCGGCTGATGGCGGAGAACAGCGACTGCGACGCCGTTTTCTTCTGCAACGACGACTTGGCCCAAGGAGCGTTGTTCCAGTGCCAGCGGCGCGGCATCCGCGTGCCCGACCAGCTCGCCGTCGCCGGCTTCAACGACCTGCCGGCGTCGGCCTGGACCACCCCGACGCTGACCACCGTCGCCACGCCGCGCTACGCCATCGGCCGCCACGCCGCCGCCATGCTGCTCGACCTGATGGATGGCAAGGAGCCGCCGCAACGCCGCCTCGACCTCGGCCTGACCTTCATCGCGCGGGAGAGCACGTGA
- a CDS encoding thymidine phosphorylase family protein, whose protein sequence is MLTLRHLAIDTVRENVAFLNRRCTRYHVEDFLGLGRVEVRNDGRSLLAVLNIVDDPAIVAPDEIGLSDPAFGQLGLAEGSAVHLVPPTPPESFELVRAKVGGAALTDDQLAAIIRDVTDQRYSKIEIAAFLIACASFMTTAEVLGLTRAMIAAGTRLHWDGPNGIAGAIADKHCIGGIPGNRTSMIVVPIVAAHGLPIPKTSSRAITSPAGTADTMEVLANVDVPMERMQALVREAKGCLVWGGHVRLSPADDILISVERPLAIDTREQLVASILSKKVAAGSTHLLIDIPVGPSAKIRSAGDAVRLRKLFEHVGDRLGLTLEVAITDGSQPVGRGIGPVLEARDVMAVLRNDPACPADLKERALLLAGRILEFDPAVRGGSGNCRARDLLESGAALASMERIIAMQGPPPAVATLGSLVAEVASPVDGVVSSLDCYRLARIARLAGAPTDKGAGIDLLRKVGDPVRRGEPLYRIHASTNADFTFAQAYAADDNGVRVVG, encoded by the coding sequence ATGCTGACGCTTCGACATCTGGCGATCGACACCGTCCGGGAAAACGTCGCCTTCCTCAACCGCCGCTGCACCCGGTACCATGTCGAGGATTTCCTCGGGCTGGGCCGGGTGGAGGTGCGGAACGACGGCCGCTCCCTGCTGGCGGTGCTGAACATCGTCGACGACCCCGCCATCGTCGCCCCCGACGAAATCGGCCTGTCCGACCCCGCCTTCGGCCAGCTCGGCCTTGCGGAGGGTTCCGCCGTCCATCTCGTCCCCCCGACCCCGCCGGAGAGTTTCGAGCTGGTGCGCGCCAAGGTCGGCGGCGCCGCCCTGACCGACGACCAGTTGGCCGCCATCATCCGCGACGTCACCGACCAGCGTTACTCCAAGATCGAGATCGCCGCCTTCCTGATCGCCTGCGCCAGCTTCATGACGACGGCGGAGGTTCTGGGCCTGACCCGCGCCATGATCGCCGCCGGCACCCGGCTGCATTGGGACGGCCCCAACGGTATCGCGGGCGCCATCGCCGACAAGCACTGCATCGGCGGCATCCCCGGCAACCGCACCTCGATGATCGTCGTGCCGATCGTCGCCGCCCACGGCCTGCCGATCCCCAAGACGTCATCGCGCGCCATCACCTCCCCCGCCGGCACCGCCGACACCATGGAGGTGCTGGCCAACGTCGACGTGCCGATGGAGCGCATGCAGGCCCTGGTGCGCGAGGCCAAGGGCTGCCTGGTCTGGGGCGGCCATGTCCGGCTGTCGCCGGCCGACGACATCCTGATCTCGGTCGAACGTCCGCTCGCCATCGACACCCGCGAACAGCTGGTCGCCTCCATCCTGTCGAAGAAGGTGGCGGCCGGCTCCACCCATCTGCTGATCGACATCCCCGTCGGCCCCAGCGCCAAGATCCGCAGCGCCGGCGATGCGGTGCGCCTGCGCAAGCTGTTCGAGCATGTCGGCGACCGGCTCGGCCTGACGCTGGAGGTGGCGATCACCGACGGCTCGCAGCCGGTCGGGCGCGGCATCGGCCCGGTGCTGGAGGCGCGCGACGTGATGGCCGTTCTGCGCAACGACCCGGCATGCCCCGCCGACCTGAAGGAACGCGCCCTGCTGCTGGCCGGCCGCATCCTGGAATTCGACCCCGCCGTCCGCGGCGGCAGCGGCAACTGCCGGGCGCGCGACCTGCTGGAATCCGGCGCCGCCTTGGCCTCCATGGAACGGATCATCGCCATGCAGGGTCCGCCGCCCGCCGTGGCGACGCTGGGATCCCTGGTCGCCGAGGTCGCCTCCCCCGTCGACGGGGTGGTATCGTCGCTCGACTGCTACCGCCTCGCCCGCATCGCCCGGCTGGCCGGTGCGCCGACCGACAAGGGCGCCGGCATCGACCTGCTGCGCAAGGTCGGCGACCCGGTGCGCCGGGGCGAGCCGCTGTACCGCATCCACGCCAGCACAAACGCCGACTTCACCTTCGCCCAGGCCTATGCCGCCGACGACAATGGGGTGCGGGTGGTGGGGTGA
- a CDS encoding MBL fold metallo-hydrolase gives MSLSLTFHGAAGTVTGSCFRLSTPNGDVLIDCGMFQGTKTIRELNYRPFPFDPSSIAAVLLTHAHIDHSGLLPKLTRLGFRGRVYATGGTVDLLEYMLPDSGYIQEGEVERLNRRNRQRGRAAVQPIYTQDDAIRSLRRLRRVEYDRWIEILPGLRARFWQAGHILGSSSVEIEAISGFDTGAGEPTRILFSGDIGPGGKSFHADAEGPERPDWMVLETTYGDRDRADLDEAGRQAVLRAEVSTALAAGGVLLIPVFAVERTQELLYDLDCLFDGGQLPAVDVFLDSPLADAVTGVFRRHLDDLETDGDPFTRANFHHVRSVPESQRLNTLSGGAIIMAASGMCDAGRIRHHLKNRLWRPQDTVLLVGYQAPGTLGRLLQEGTPRVRIHGEEIAVKAKVRSIDVYSGHADRTTLLDWVEARHGVGHGLFLVHGEEPARASIRQALIDKGWSAERIAQPALDDRVDLAAPRPLVPADRHPRLAPADLAAGLDWHNHYAEALLALRRTLDAAPDDATRERILAGVMGALDKDGKAGKGAQP, from the coding sequence ATGTCCCTGTCGCTGACCTTCCATGGTGCCGCCGGCACGGTGACCGGCTCCTGCTTCCGCCTGTCCACGCCGAACGGCGACGTGCTGATCGATTGCGGCATGTTCCAGGGCACCAAGACGATCCGGGAGCTGAACTACCGCCCCTTCCCCTTCGATCCGTCCTCGATCGCCGCGGTCCTGCTGACCCACGCCCACATCGACCATTCCGGCCTGCTGCCGAAGCTGACCCGTCTCGGCTTCCGCGGCCGCGTCTACGCCACCGGCGGCACGGTGGACCTGCTGGAATACATGCTGCCCGACAGCGGCTACATCCAGGAGGGCGAGGTGGAGCGGCTGAACCGCCGCAACCGCCAGCGCGGCCGGGCCGCCGTCCAGCCGATCTACACCCAGGACGACGCCATCCGCAGCCTGCGCCGGCTCCGCCGCGTCGAATACGACCGCTGGATCGAGATCCTGCCCGGCCTGCGCGCCCGCTTCTGGCAGGCCGGCCACATCCTTGGTTCCTCCTCCGTCGAGATCGAAGCCATAAGCGGCTTTGACACTGGTGCTGGCGAACCCACCCGCATCCTGTTCTCCGGCGACATCGGCCCCGGCGGCAAGAGCTTCCACGCCGATGCCGAGGGACCGGAGCGGCCGGACTGGATGGTGCTGGAGACCACCTATGGCGACCGCGACCGCGCCGACCTGGACGAGGCCGGGCGGCAGGCGGTGCTGCGCGCCGAAGTGTCGACGGCTCTGGCGGCCGGCGGCGTCCTGCTGATCCCGGTCTTCGCGGTGGAGCGCACGCAGGAACTGCTCTACGACCTCGACTGCCTGTTCGACGGCGGCCAGCTGCCGGCGGTGGATGTCTTCCTCGATTCGCCGCTCGCCGACGCGGTGACCGGCGTTTTCCGCCGCCATCTCGACGATCTGGAGACCGACGGCGACCCCTTCACCCGCGCCAATTTCCACCATGTCCGCAGCGTGCCGGAAAGCCAGCGCCTCAACACCCTCTCCGGCGGCGCCATCATCATGGCGGCCAGCGGCATGTGCGACGCCGGCCGCATCCGCCACCACCTGAAGAACCGCCTGTGGCGTCCGCAGGACACCGTTCTTCTGGTCGGCTATCAGGCCCCCGGCACGCTGGGTCGCCTGCTGCAGGAGGGCACCCCCCGCGTCCGCATCCATGGCGAGGAAATCGCGGTGAAGGCGAAGGTCCGCTCGATCGACGTCTATTCCGGCCATGCCGACCGCACCACCCTGCTGGACTGGGTGGAGGCCCGCCACGGCGTCGGCCACGGCCTGTTCCTGGTCCATGGCGAGGAGCCCGCCCGCGCCTCCATCCGCCAAGCCCTGATCGACAAGGGCTGGTCGGCGGAGCGCATCGCCCAGCCGGCGCTGGACGACCGCGTCGACCTCGCCGCCCCGCGCCCGCTGGTGCCGGCCGACCGCCACCCGCGCCTCGCCCCGGCCGACCTCGCCGCCGGCCTCGACTGGCACAACCATTATGCCGAAGCGCTGCTGGCGCTCCGCCGCACGCTGGACGCCGCCCCCGACGACGCAACGCGCGAACGCATCCTGGCCGGCGTGATGGGCGCGCTGGACAAGGACGGCAAAGCCGGCAAGGGAGCGCAGCCATGA
- a CDS encoding HlyD family secretion protein, protein MTVKRILIAVVVLALLGAGAAYGWRAMQGNRLPAGFASGNGRIEANEIDIATKYAARVLTIPVQEGDLVEAGAVIATLDTRDLEAQLRSAEAQLRQARRARDEAAALVAQRASEADFAAKEMERALVLFGKGHVSEQRVDQARNSRRTADAALDAAKSHLASADEAITAEAGDVDRLTTLVADGVLKAPRKSRVLYRLAEPGEVLAAGGKAATLLDLSNVYMTFFLPTDTAGNLALGAEARILLDAVPDIAIPAMVTFVAPRAQFTPKQVETKSERDRMMFRVKARVPEALVTRYVERVKTGLTGMAYVKLDDTAVWPDWLESKLTREDSSSPPPISPSPPGERVGVRGTHSVTSLRMQRAPPTKLLEPKQLRVIPAKAGIQKTPRHNR, encoded by the coding sequence ATGACCGTCAAGCGCATCCTCATCGCCGTGGTCGTGCTGGCGCTGCTCGGCGCCGGTGCCGCCTATGGCTGGCGGGCGATGCAGGGCAACCGGCTGCCCGCCGGCTTCGCCTCCGGCAATGGCCGGATCGAGGCGAACGAGATCGACATCGCCACCAAATACGCCGCCCGCGTCCTGACCATCCCGGTGCAGGAGGGCGATCTGGTGGAGGCCGGCGCCGTCATCGCCACGCTCGACACCCGCGACCTGGAAGCGCAGCTCCGCTCCGCCGAGGCCCAGCTGCGCCAGGCCCGCCGCGCCCGCGACGAAGCCGCCGCCCTGGTCGCCCAGCGCGCCAGCGAGGCCGATTTCGCCGCCAAGGAGATGGAGCGGGCGCTGGTCCTGTTCGGCAAGGGCCATGTCTCCGAACAGCGTGTCGATCAGGCCCGCAACAGCCGCCGCACCGCCGACGCCGCGCTCGACGCCGCCAAGAGCCACCTCGCCAGCGCCGACGAGGCGATCACCGCCGAGGCCGGCGATGTCGACCGCCTGACCACCCTGGTCGCCGACGGCGTGCTGAAGGCGCCGCGCAAATCCCGCGTCCTCTATCGTCTGGCCGAACCCGGCGAGGTGCTGGCCGCCGGCGGCAAGGCGGCGACGCTGCTCGACCTGTCGAATGTCTACATGACCTTCTTCCTGCCGACCGACACGGCGGGCAACCTGGCGCTCGGCGCCGAGGCCCGCATCCTGCTGGACGCCGTTCCCGACATCGCGATCCCCGCCATGGTCACCTTCGTCGCCCCGCGCGCCCAGTTCACGCCCAAGCAGGTGGAGACCAAGTCCGAACGCGACCGCATGATGTTCCGCGTCAAGGCCCGCGTCCCGGAAGCGCTGGTGACCCGCTACGTCGAGCGGGTGAAGACCGGCCTGACCGGCATGGCCTATGTGAAGCTGGACGACACCGCGGTCTGGCCCGACTGGCTGGAATCGAAACTGACTCGGGAGGATTCTTCCTCTCCCCCACCCATATCCCCCTCTCCCCCCGGGGAGAGGGTCGGGGTGAGGGGGACGCACAGCGTGACTTCGCTGAGAATGCAGCGCGCTCCGCCGACCAAACTTTTGGAACCGAAACAACTTCGCGTCATCCCCGCGAAGGCGGGGATCCAGAAAACTCCGCGGCACAACCGCTGA